From Primulina tabacum isolate GXHZ01 chromosome 2, ASM2559414v2, whole genome shotgun sequence, one genomic window encodes:
- the LOC142537313 gene encoding zinc finger protein ZAT5-like yields the protein MQGDREVIMIKGKRSKRPRPSSPLALTMLAASSYSVAELGGGAGFGGGGSMSVEFSGCSDNSGELTPSSADEEEEYMANCLILLSGGQSRNASHPRVAVAELYRCKTCDKSFPSFQALGGHRSSHKKPNNKPMISIEEKQPFSRNKQESTLSLPFSNPALHSTSPPQNKCRVHECSLCGAEFASGQALGGHMRRHRPIPPPAASSSHGESQEVKRPRNLLSLDLNLPAQEDDREDQPKFPFTTKEEVIIFSTSSLIDCHY from the coding sequence ATGCAAGGTGATCGAGAAGTGATTATGATCAAGGGTAAACGCAGCAAGCGGCCAAGGCCCTCCTCCCCGCTCGCATTAACAATGTTGGCCGCTAGCTCATATAGCGTAGCCGAGCTAGGCGGAGGCGCCGGTTTTGGAGGTGGTGGATCGATGAGTGTCGAATTCTCCGGCTGTTCTGATAATTCAGGCGAGCTCACGCCGAGTAGTGCGGATGAGGAGGAGGAATACATGGCTAACTGCTTGATTCTCTTATCCGGAGGACAATCCCGAAACGCGTCACATCCCCGGGTGGCGGTGGCGGAGCTCTACCGGTGCAAGACTTGTGACAAAAGTTTCCCTTCATTCCAAGCTTTGGGCGGCCACAGATCAAGCCATAAAAAACCCAATAATAAACCAATGATTTCCATAGAAGAGAAGCAGCCATTTTCAAGAAACAAGCAAGAATCAACTCTCTCGCTTCCATTCTCAAATCCAGCTTTACACAGTACTTCTCCTCCTCAAAACAAATGTAGGGTTCATGAATGTTCATTGTGTGGAGCTGAATTCGCCTCCGGTCAGGCATTAGGCGGCCACATGCGCCGGCACAGGCCAATTCCTCCGCCAGCGGCAAGTAGTAGCCACGGAGAGTCTCAGGAAGTCAAAAGGCCGAGGAATCTTTTGTCATTGGACCTTAATCTTCCAGCCCAGGAAGATGATCGAGAGGATCAGCCAAAGTTTCCTTTTACTACAAAAGAAGAAGTTATCATCTTCTCCACCTCTTCTTTGATTGATTGCCATTACTGA
- the LOC142526843 gene encoding F-box/kelch-repeat protein At1g67480-like, giving the protein MSGPFSVKRVKESEMCFSPLTQQVALAAKSDSILRTSTIADDCRIPILPGLPDDVSKHCLALVPRSNFPSMGGVCKKWRSFIKSKEFITVRKLAGMLEEWLYILTVDSDGKESHWEVLDCFGHKHHQLPQMPGPVITGFGVVVLNGKLLVIAGYSVVDGTQSVLADVYQYDSCLNSWSKLTCMNVARYDFACAEMNGMVYVVGGCGEDGDSLSSTEIYDPDTDKWTVIESLWRPRRGCFACGFQGKLYVMGGRSSFTIGNSRFVDVYSPDRHTWCQIKNGCVMVTAHAVLGQKLCCMEWKNERKLAIFNPADNSWKTVPVPVAGSKSIGFRFGILNGKLLLFSLQEDPGYHTLLYDPNAAPGSEWQTSEIKPSGSCLCSVTIKA; this is encoded by the exons ATGTCTGGCCCTTTTTCTGTGAAGAGAGTCAAAGAGTCAGAGATGTGTTTCTCCCCTTTGACGCAGCAAGTCGCCCTGGCTGCTAAAAGTGATTCGATCTTAAGAACTTCGACAATTGCTGATGATTGTCGTATTCCAATCTTGCCTGGATTGCCTGATGATGTCTCCAAGCACTGTCTTGCTCTTGTTCCTCGATCTAATTTTCCCTCCATGGGTGGTGTGTGCAAGAAATGGAGGTCCTTTATCAAAAGCAAAGAGTTCATCACTGTCAGAAAACTAGCTGGGATGCTTGAGGAATGGCTTTACATCCTTACTGTGGATAGCGATGGAAAAGAGAGCCACTGGGAGGTTCTGGATTGTTTCGGACACAAACACCATCAACTCCCACAAATGCCTGGTCCTGTCATAACGGGCTTTGGTGTGGTTGTTCTCAATGGAAAGCTTCTTGTTATTGCTGGGTACTCTGTGGTTGATGGAACTCAATCTGTTTTAGCAGATGTTTATCAATACGATTCTTGCCTCAACAG CTGGAGCAAATTAACTTGCATGAACGTAGCGCGGTATGACTTTGCTTGTGCTGAGATGAATGGCATGGTCTATGTGGTTGGAGGATGTGGGGAGGATGGAGACTCTCTCTCGTCTACTGAGATTTATGATCCCGATACTGATAAGTGGACTGTGATAGAGAGTTTGTGGCGCCCAAGGCGGGGATGTTTTGCCTGTGGCTTCCAGGGGAAGCTCTATGTTATGGGAGGTAGGTCGAGTTTCACCATCGGAAACTCGAGGTTCGTTGATGTTTATAGTCCTGACAGGCACACATGGTGCCAGATAAAAAACGGCTGTGTTATGGTTACAGCGCATGCAGTACTAGGACAGAAACTGTGTTGCATGGAATGGAAGAACGAGCGTAAGCTTGCTATATTCAACCCTGCAGACAATTCATGGAAGACGGTTCCTGTTCCTGTGGCAGGAAGCAAGAGTATTGGATTTCGATTTGGCATATTGAATGGAAAGCTTTTGTTGTTTTCATTGCAGGAGGATCCTGGTTATCATACTTTGTTATACGATCCAAATGCTGCCCCGGGATCCGAATGGCAGACATCTGAGATAAAGCCATCGGGATCGTGCCTGTGCAGCGTTACAATCAAGGCTTAA
- the LOC142537182 gene encoding uncharacterized protein LOC142537182 has protein sequence MPPKRKAPEVPPRRRAGEDRDSTSSNVVDEFGRLLHEQAKVHGEQIQKLLRLQTPVQGRGQGRDQRVVEGAYDKFKKMNPPEFVGNPDPLIAMEWVKAVEAIFDFLNFDDKDRYFPSDVKARKVKEFLELKQGTMSMNDYILKFEEGCLFVPFIASNEKDRAEHFMRGLRAEIQRDVRMSKANSYKKIVEKVLMAEYDEKEIDKERQFRRQQFVQKGQASVQGGKGGHKGKGKEEYRGKAPAMPSESDKPLCPKCHKPHKGECLVGSNKCYRCGGVGHIAINCTQSSGKGRVQGRIFSLTKEGVNPDSSIISGIILISGKVATTLIDTGAIHSFISEQFMHSLGLVPIGEIVHFSIVLPSGD, from the exons ATGCCACCCAAGAGAAAAGCTCCTGAAGTACCTCCTAGAAGGAGAGCCGGAGAAGACCGAGACAGTACTTCCTCTAATGTAGTTGATGAGTTTGGCAGGCTACTTCATGAGCAAGCTAAAGTGCATGGGGAACAAATTCAGAAACTTCTCCGATTGCAAACACCGgttcaaggtagaggccaaggtcGTGATCAACGAGTTGTTGAGGGAGCTTATGATAAATTCAAGAAGATGAATCCACCCGAATTTGTAGGGAATCCGGACCCTTTGATTGCAATGGAGTGGGTGAAGGCGGTCGAGGCGATCTTTGATTTCCTTAACTTTGATGATAAAGATCGA tactttcctAGCGATGTTAAAGCCCGCAAGGTGAAAGAATTCTTGGAGCTAAAGCAAGGGACAATGAGCATGAATGATTACATCTTGAAGTTTGAAGAAGGTTGTCTTTTTGTTCCTTTCATTGCTAGCAATGAAAAAGATAGAGCCGAGCATTTTATGCGGGGGTTGAGGGCGGAGATTCAAAGAGATGTTCGAATGTCAAAGGCTAATTCTTACAAGAAGATTGTTGAGAAAGTATTGATGGCCGAATATGATGAGAAAGAGATTGATAAAGAAAGACAATTCAGGAGGCAACAATTTGTCCAAAAGGGTCAAGCTTCAGTTCAAGGAGGAAAAGGAGGACACAAGGGGAAAGGAAAGGAAGAATATCGCGGTAAAGCTCCTGCGATGCCATCTGAATCAGATAAGCCTTTATGCCCTAAATGCCATAAACCACATAAAGGAGAGTGTCTAGTTGGAAGCAACAAATGTTATAGATGTGGAGGAGTTGGGCACATTGCCATCAATTGCACTCAATCATCGGGCAAGGGTCGAGTTCAGGGGCGTATTTTCTCTTTGACCAAGGAAGGAGTTAATCCTGATTCGTCAATTATTTCAGGTATCATTCTTATTTCAGGCAAGGTAGCTACTACTCTTATTGATACTGGCGCCATAcattcttttatatctgagcAATTTATGCATTCTCTGGGTCTTGTTCCTATTGGTGAAATTGTCCACTTTTCTATTGTGCTTCCTTCGGGAGATTAG